In Archangium violaceum, the following are encoded in one genomic region:
- a CDS encoding zinc-dependent metalloprotease — MRKLSMALLAGVALVGCGTDLQSENEQIVSNLVKAGFPADDIMVVDNAVYVGLDAHVTLEASEEMLQSGEGSAEQYRTTNLVGTTVTKICVNPTSTFNSYTRLSQGLDQAIANYNSLGLRITFARGPTTGCTANITATTMSGAGGSAGFPSGGKPYGTINIGTGLNTYSVDVNEHVITHELGHAVGFRHSDYYNRSISCGGAATNEGASTVGAILIPGTPSTTTVGASIMNSCFRSTETGEWTSSDITALNYLY; from the coding sequence ATGCGTAAGCTTTCGATGGCGTTGCTGGCGGGTGTTGCTCTCGTCGGCTGCGGTACCGACCTGCAGAGCGAGAACGAGCAGATCGTCTCCAACCTGGTCAAGGCCGGGTTTCCGGCCGACGACATCATGGTCGTCGACAACGCCGTGTACGTGGGGCTCGACGCTCACGTGACCCTCGAGGCGTCCGAGGAGATGCTCCAGTCTGGTGAGGGGAGCGCGGAGCAGTACAGGACGACCAATCTCGTCGGCACCACCGTGACGAAGATCTGCGTCAACCCCACCTCCACGTTCAACAGCTACACCCGGCTGAGCCAGGGCCTCGATCAGGCGATCGCCAACTACAACTCCCTGGGGCTCCGCATCACCTTCGCGCGTGGACCGACCACCGGCTGCACCGCGAACATCACCGCGACGACCATGTCCGGCGCCGGCGGCTCCGCTGGCTTCCCCTCGGGCGGCAAGCCCTACGGGACGATCAACATCGGCACCGGGCTGAACACCTACAGCGTTGACGTGAACGAGCACGTCATCACCCACGAGCTCGGCCACGCGGTCGGCTTCCGCCACTCGGACTACTACAACCGGTCCATCAGCTGCGGCGGCGCCGCCACCAACGAGGGCGCCTCCACGGTTGGCGCCATCCTCATCCCCGGGACGCCCAGCACGACCACGGTGGGCGCGTCGATCATGAACTCCTGCTTCCGGTCGACC